The Vespula vulgaris chromosome 2, iyVesVulg1.1, whole genome shotgun sequence genome has a segment encoding these proteins:
- the LOC127061666 gene encoding diacylglycerol kinase theta isoform X3, with amino-acid sequence MASVSAETRAIHGHSFSKKTFHKPTYCHNCTDMLWGLIQQGYICEVCNFVVHDRCLKAVVSPCSSIAASLIKNPVAHCWSEQLVHRKRKFCNVCRKRLDDNLSIHCQICEYFVHTECQDFAVADCKENATYLPGKDLAAVKHTHHWREGNLPSNSKCAVCKKSCFSAECLSGFRCEWCGVTSHAFCYKSIPSECTFGNLESIYLPPHAVSIPRTEVPMEAIIGVQVRRKEVLAREYSCHNIGEQFDFAESEQIGAAGRLAEALRRLSLVLPRSCHGNCHASPPYVRARSISEEFSSGDAKYRDNDEPVQGPHGRDPRYNKDKEDKERGDEEMIKVYDGNSSLRRRIFRVITIPRQATTEQVLTSALRAFHITKDSKNIHFHPGNFYLTDLYATEETELCDPTPVLNLNRKEGKRPAVFLRFKDNESGEVRVYPGKLQISESFCIVPVTETTTVTDLIQESLQRFNLKSANSEDYRCRQILLDRDVSGRVLSPEEKPWDIVKQLGKDSIRQMELMRFYLQLKQDPHGPNLALFVGNLPPNLSERNYENMLTEFLGKENKFSSIGPIYYEYGSMVIIYEDSNKAVKALYTLRESKYEDKHLLVMLLPSIEPSMVPSGVQPLLVFVNVKSGGCQGLQLISSFRKLLNPFQVFDLDNGGPLPGLYVFRHIKHYRILVCGGDGTIGWVLQCLDNVGQDSECSSPACAIVPLGTGNDLARVLCWGSGYTGDEDPLNLLRDVIDAEEIILDRWTVVFHPEEKDDKSQMSTNAAVGASSTSEDNTQIFVMNNYFGLGIDADLCLDFHNAREENPNKFNSRIRNKGVYVKMGLRKMVGRKPCKDLHNQIRLEVDGKLVDLPQVEGIIILNILSWGSGANPWGPDKEDQFNKPNHWDGMLEVVGVTGVMHLGQIQSGLRGAMRIAQGGHIKIRLHSDIPVQVDGEPWVQSPGEIVVLKSALKATMLKKNKIKRRNTEPSILPANGEGGKSTDE; translated from the exons ATGGCGTCGGTCTCGGCCGAAACTCGAGCCATCCATGGGCACAGTTTCAGTAAGAAGACGTTTCACAAGCCGACGTACTGCCACAACTGTACGGACATGCTCTGGGGCCTCATTCAGCAGGGGTACATCTGCGAAG TTTGCAACTTCGTGGTGCACGACCGCTGTCTCAAGGCCGTCGTGTCTCCCTGCTCCAGCATCGCGGCAAGCCTGATTAAG AACCCGGTCGCACACTGTTGGTCCGAACAGTTGGTACAtcgcaaaagaaaattttgcaaCGTTTGTCGGAAACGATTGGATGATAATCTATCCATACATTGCCAAA TATGCGAGTATTTTGTGCACACGGAATGTCAGGACTTTGCTGTGGCAGACTGCAAAGAAAATGCAACTTATTTACCTGGAAAGGATTTGGCTGCTGTAAAACATACGCACCATTGGCGAGAAGGAAATCTTCCTAGCAATTCTAAGTGCGCCGTATGCAAGAAAAGTTGCTTCTCTGCCGAGTGCCTTTCTGGATTTCGCTGCGAATGGTGCGGCGTAACG TCACACGCATTCTGCTACAAAAGCATTCCCTCCGAATGTACGTTTGGGAATTTGGAATCAATTTACCTACCGCCACATGCCGTCAGTATTCCACGTACCGAAGTACCAATGGAAGCGATTATTGGGGTACAAGTGCGTCGTAAAGAAGTCCTGGCGCGTGAGTATTCCTGCC ATAACATCGGAGAGCAATTCGATTTCGCTGAGAGTGAACAAATTGGGGCTGCAGGCCGCCTAGCAGAAGCTTTGAGGCGCCTTTCACTAGTTTTGCCACGTAGCTGCCATGGAAATTGTCATGCTTCCCCTCCTTATGTTCGAG cAAGAAGCATATCCGAAGAATTTAGCAGTGGCGATGCCAAGTATCGCGATAACGACGAACCTGTGCAAGGTCCGCATGGCCGTGATCCACGATATAACAAAGAtaaggaagataaagagagaggcgACGAAG agaTGATAAAGGTGTACGATGGTAATAGCTCTTTGAGGCGTCGAATATTTCGAGTAATCACGATACCTAGACAAGCTACCACGGAACAGGTTTTAACATCCGCACTTCGTGCATTTCATATCACGAAAGATTCTA aaaatattcatttccaTCCAGGCAATTTTTACTTAACCGACTTGTACGCTACGGAGGAAACTGAGTTGTGCGATCCGACACCAGTTCTAAACTTGAATCGTAAAGAAGGCAAACGTCCGGCAGTCTTTTTGCGATTTAA GGACAATGAAAGCGGAGAAGTGCGAGTCTATCCTGGAAAATTACAGATATCGGAGTCGTTCTGCATCGTACCTGTAACGGAAACAACGACAGTAACAGATTTAATTCAGGAATCCCTTCAAAGGTTTAATCTAAAAAGTGCAAATTCTGAAGATTACAGATGTAGACAAATTCTCCTGGATCGTGACG TATCCGGCCGTGTTTTATCGCCAGAAGAAAAACCATGGGATATAGTTAAACAGCTCGGTAAAGATTCCATTAGGCAAATGGAATTGATGCgcttttatttacaattaaaacAAGATCCCCACGGACCCAATTTGGCTCTATTCGTGGGGAACTTGCCACCGAATCTTTCGGAacgaaattatgaaaatatgttGACCGAGTTTTTAGGAAAAG AAAACAAATTCTCATCCATTGGCCCAATTTACTACGAATACGGTTCGATGGTAATTATATACGAAGATTCGAATAAAGCAGTTAAAGCGTTGTACACTTTGCGCGAATCAAAATACGAAGACAAACATCTTCtgg TTATGTTATTGCCAAGTATCGAACCAAGTATGGTACCATCAGGTGTTCAACCCTTACTTGTATTTGTGAATGTCAAATCTGGTGGTTGCCAAGGGCTACAGTTGATTTCTAGCTTTCGTAAACTTTTAAATCCTTTTCAAGTGTTTGATCTGGATAATGGCGGGCCACTTCCTGG GCTTTACGTTTTTCGTCACATTAAACACTACAGAATTTTGGTCTGTGGCGGAGATGGTACGATAGGATGGGTCTTGCAATGTTTGGACAACGTCGGTCAAGACAGCGAATGTTCTTCGCCCGCTTGCGCTATCGTACCGTTAGGAACAGGAAATGATTTGGCGAGAGTGTTATGTTGGGGGTCTGGATATACAGGTGACGAGGATCCATTGAATTTATTACGAGATGTTATCGACGCAGAAGAAATTATATTGGACAGATGGACGGTTGTTTTTCAtccggaagaaaaagatgacaaGTCCCAAATGAGCACCAACGCTGCAG TAGGGGCAAGTTCAACCAGCGAGGACAATACGCAAATATttgtaatgaataattatttcggtCTTGGTATCGATGCGGACTTGTGCTTAGACTTTCACAATGCAAGAGAAGAGAATCCTAACAAGTTCAATAGTAGAATTCGAAATAAGGGTGTATACGTGAAAATGGGTTTACGTAAAATGGTCGGCCGTAAACCTTGCAAAGACTTGCACAATCAGATTCGATTGGAGGTGGACGGTAAACTGGTGGATTTGCCGCAAGTCGAAGGAATAATCATTCTCAATATTTTAAG TTGGGGCTCTGGTGCTAACCCTTGGGGACCAGATAAAGAAGATCAGTTTAACAAACCGAATCATTGGGATGGTATGTTGGAAGTCGTAGGAGTTACAGGCGTTATGCATCTAGGACAGATTCAGTCTGGTCTCCGTGGAGCAATGAGGATAGCACAG GGTGGGCATATAAAAATACGTTTGCACTCTGATATACCAGTACAAGTAGATGGCGAACCGTGGGTCCAGAGTCCGGGAGAAATTGTAGTTCTAAAATCTGCATTAAAG GCTACCatgttgaagaaaaataagatcaaGCGTCGGAATACCGAACCGTCGATCCTACCTGCTAATGGGGAGGGGGGCAAGAGCACGGACGAGTAA
- the LOC127061666 gene encoding diacylglycerol kinase theta isoform X6 → MCVNNGEKEDTQLWRHQSDICVALCNFVVHDRCLKAVVSPCSSIAASLIKNPVAHCWSEQLVHRKRKFCNVCRKRLDDNLSIHCQICEYFVHTECQDFAVADCKENATYLPGKDLAAVKHTHHWREGNLPSNSKCAVCKKSCFSAECLSGFRCEWCGVTSHAFCYKSIPSECTFGNLESIYLPPHAVSIPRTEVPMEAIIGVQVRRKEVLAREYSCHNIGEQFDFAESEQIGAAGRLAEALRRLSLVLPRSCHGNCHASPPYVRARSISEEFSSGDAKYRDNDEPVQGPHGRDPRYNKDKEDKERGDEEMIKVYDGNSSLRRRIFRVITIPRQATTEQVLTSALRAFHITKDSKNIHFHPGNFYLTDLYATEETELCDPTPVLNLNRKEGKRPAVFLRFKDNESGEVRVYPGKLQISESFCIVPVTETTTVTDLIQESLQRFNLKSANSEDYRCRQILLDRDVSGRVLSPEEKPWDIVKQLGKDSIRQMELMRFYLQLKQDPHGPNLALFVGNLPPNLSERNYENMLTEFLGKENKFSSIGPIYYEYGSMVIIYEDSNKAVKALYTLRESKYEDKHLLVMLLPSIEPSMVPSGVQPLLVFVNVKSGGCQGLQLISSFRKLLNPFQVFDLDNGGPLPGLYVFRHIKHYRILVCGGDGTIGWVLQCLDNVGQDSECSSPACAIVPLGTGNDLARVLCWGSGYTGDEDPLNLLRDVIDAEEIILDRWTVVFHPEEKDDKSQMSTNAAVGASSTSEDNTQIFVMNNYFGLGIDADLCLDFHNAREENPNKFNSRIRNKGVYVKMGLRKMVGRKPCKDLHNQIRLEVDGKLVDLPQVEGIIILNILSWGSGANPWGPDKEDQFNKPNHWDGMLEVVGVTGVMHLGQIQSGLRGAMRIAQGGHIKIRLHSDIPVQVDGEPWVQSPGEIVVLKSALKATMLKKSKGKMKRRNTESSMQLALQAAPSNDPDSEIF, encoded by the exons ATGTGCGTTAataatggagaaaaagaagacacaCAGCTTTGGCGGCATCAATCCGACATATGTGTTGCGC TTTGCAACTTCGTGGTGCACGACCGCTGTCTCAAGGCCGTCGTGTCTCCCTGCTCCAGCATCGCGGCAAGCCTGATTAAG AACCCGGTCGCACACTGTTGGTCCGAACAGTTGGTACAtcgcaaaagaaaattttgcaaCGTTTGTCGGAAACGATTGGATGATAATCTATCCATACATTGCCAAA TATGCGAGTATTTTGTGCACACGGAATGTCAGGACTTTGCTGTGGCAGACTGCAAAGAAAATGCAACTTATTTACCTGGAAAGGATTTGGCTGCTGTAAAACATACGCACCATTGGCGAGAAGGAAATCTTCCTAGCAATTCTAAGTGCGCCGTATGCAAGAAAAGTTGCTTCTCTGCCGAGTGCCTTTCTGGATTTCGCTGCGAATGGTGCGGCGTAACG TCACACGCATTCTGCTACAAAAGCATTCCCTCCGAATGTACGTTTGGGAATTTGGAATCAATTTACCTACCGCCACATGCCGTCAGTATTCCACGTACCGAAGTACCAATGGAAGCGATTATTGGGGTACAAGTGCGTCGTAAAGAAGTCCTGGCGCGTGAGTATTCCTGCC ATAACATCGGAGAGCAATTCGATTTCGCTGAGAGTGAACAAATTGGGGCTGCAGGCCGCCTAGCAGAAGCTTTGAGGCGCCTTTCACTAGTTTTGCCACGTAGCTGCCATGGAAATTGTCATGCTTCCCCTCCTTATGTTCGAG cAAGAAGCATATCCGAAGAATTTAGCAGTGGCGATGCCAAGTATCGCGATAACGACGAACCTGTGCAAGGTCCGCATGGCCGTGATCCACGATATAACAAAGAtaaggaagataaagagagaggcgACGAAG agaTGATAAAGGTGTACGATGGTAATAGCTCTTTGAGGCGTCGAATATTTCGAGTAATCACGATACCTAGACAAGCTACCACGGAACAGGTTTTAACATCCGCACTTCGTGCATTTCATATCACGAAAGATTCTA aaaatattcatttccaTCCAGGCAATTTTTACTTAACCGACTTGTACGCTACGGAGGAAACTGAGTTGTGCGATCCGACACCAGTTCTAAACTTGAATCGTAAAGAAGGCAAACGTCCGGCAGTCTTTTTGCGATTTAA GGACAATGAAAGCGGAGAAGTGCGAGTCTATCCTGGAAAATTACAGATATCGGAGTCGTTCTGCATCGTACCTGTAACGGAAACAACGACAGTAACAGATTTAATTCAGGAATCCCTTCAAAGGTTTAATCTAAAAAGTGCAAATTCTGAAGATTACAGATGTAGACAAATTCTCCTGGATCGTGACG TATCCGGCCGTGTTTTATCGCCAGAAGAAAAACCATGGGATATAGTTAAACAGCTCGGTAAAGATTCCATTAGGCAAATGGAATTGATGCgcttttatttacaattaaaacAAGATCCCCACGGACCCAATTTGGCTCTATTCGTGGGGAACTTGCCACCGAATCTTTCGGAacgaaattatgaaaatatgttGACCGAGTTTTTAGGAAAAG AAAACAAATTCTCATCCATTGGCCCAATTTACTACGAATACGGTTCGATGGTAATTATATACGAAGATTCGAATAAAGCAGTTAAAGCGTTGTACACTTTGCGCGAATCAAAATACGAAGACAAACATCTTCtgg TTATGTTATTGCCAAGTATCGAACCAAGTATGGTACCATCAGGTGTTCAACCCTTACTTGTATTTGTGAATGTCAAATCTGGTGGTTGCCAAGGGCTACAGTTGATTTCTAGCTTTCGTAAACTTTTAAATCCTTTTCAAGTGTTTGATCTGGATAATGGCGGGCCACTTCCTGG GCTTTACGTTTTTCGTCACATTAAACACTACAGAATTTTGGTCTGTGGCGGAGATGGTACGATAGGATGGGTCTTGCAATGTTTGGACAACGTCGGTCAAGACAGCGAATGTTCTTCGCCCGCTTGCGCTATCGTACCGTTAGGAACAGGAAATGATTTGGCGAGAGTGTTATGTTGGGGGTCTGGATATACAGGTGACGAGGATCCATTGAATTTATTACGAGATGTTATCGACGCAGAAGAAATTATATTGGACAGATGGACGGTTGTTTTTCAtccggaagaaaaagatgacaaGTCCCAAATGAGCACCAACGCTGCAG TAGGGGCAAGTTCAACCAGCGAGGACAATACGCAAATATttgtaatgaataattatttcggtCTTGGTATCGATGCGGACTTGTGCTTAGACTTTCACAATGCAAGAGAAGAGAATCCTAACAAGTTCAATAGTAGAATTCGAAATAAGGGTGTATACGTGAAAATGGGTTTACGTAAAATGGTCGGCCGTAAACCTTGCAAAGACTTGCACAATCAGATTCGATTGGAGGTGGACGGTAAACTGGTGGATTTGCCGCAAGTCGAAGGAATAATCATTCTCAATATTTTAAG TTGGGGCTCTGGTGCTAACCCTTGGGGACCAGATAAAGAAGATCAGTTTAACAAACCGAATCATTGGGATGGTATGTTGGAAGTCGTAGGAGTTACAGGCGTTATGCATCTAGGACAGATTCAGTCTGGTCTCCGTGGAGCAATGAGGATAGCACAG GGTGGGCATATAAAAATACGTTTGCACTCTGATATACCAGTACAAGTAGATGGCGAACCGTGGGTCCAGAGTCCGGGAGAAATTGTAGTTCTAAAATCTGCATTAAAG